A single window of Debaryomyces hansenii CBS767 chromosome F complete sequence DNA harbors:
- a CDS encoding DEHA2F27346p (similar to gnl|GLV|KLLA0B14839g Kluyveromyces lactis KLLA0B14839g and uniprot|Q759N7 Ashbya gossypii ADR238C ADR238Cp) — protein MEHVQRNLKMRLNSFSVSNFMVFFLFVLVSCRCVRITEPSLETIETDATIRDNSSSIAGKLFDRFVVIWLENTNEKTASADADLRWLAERGITLTNYWALTHPSEPNYIASVSGDTFGLDKDSFITIPSNISTVVDLLETENITWGEYQEDLPYSGFQGLTFSSHDNSAKGYVRKHNPLISFDSITNNSSRLSKIKNFTEFHNDLGRHELPSWMFIAPNMMNDGHDSNIETAGRWCRKFVEPLFDNEYFISKTLMLITFDENESYSEANKVWALLLGGVIDKSHLNTSDNTYYTHYSELSTVENNWDLCNLGRNDTNNNGNANVFKVLAEKSGYTNRYVDTVNQYFNKPIRGYWSGHKILPGINCSAIGTSDKGVLIKIKNTWCNVRDRVNSSRTSTAPLSRSHNEYVVGMVLSFSFIFIYLY, from the coding sequence ATGGAACATGTTCAACGAAACCTAAAGATGAGACTTAATTCGTTTTCAGTTAGTAATTTTATGgttttttttctttttgtCCTTGTCTCATGTCGTTGTGTGAGAATTACTGAACCGAGCTTAGAGACCATAGAAACAGATGCGACAATTCGcgataattcttcatcaattgcaGGTAAATTGTTTGACAGATTTGTCGTCATATGGCTAGAAAATACCAATGAGAAGACAGCTTCTGCTGACGCAGATTTGCGTTGGTTGGCCGAACGAGGGATTACGTTAACCAATTATTGGGCATTGACCCATCCGTCAGAACCAAACTACATTGCGTCGGTAAGTGGTGATACTTTTGGCTTGGATAAAGATTCCTTTATAACAATTCCTAGTAATATATCCACTGTAGTTGATTTGTTAGAGACTGAAAATATTACATGGGGTGAATATCAAGAAGATCTTCCTTATTCTGGATTTCAAGGTCTCACTTTTTCAAGCCACGATAATTCTGCTAAGGGTTACGTTAGAAAACATAATCCTTTGATATCATTCGACTCGATTAcgaataattcatcaagaCTATCAAAAATCAAGAACTTTACAGAATTTCATAACGATTTAGGTCGACACGAATTGCCAAGTTGGATGTTTATTGCACCCAATATGATGAACGATGGCcatgattcaaatatagaaaCGGCAGGTCGCTGGTGCAGAAAATTCGTGGAGCCAttgtttgataatgaatacTTTATATCTAAGACACTAATGCTTATAacttttgatgaaaatgaatccTACAGTGAAGCAAATAAAGTCTGggcattattattaggaGGGGTTATTGACAAATCGCACCTCAATACTAGTGATAATACATACTACACCCATTACTCGGAATTATCGAcagttgaaaataattgggATTTATGTAACTTGGGAAGAAATgatacaaataataatggaaatgCTAATGTCTTCAAAGTTCTTGCGGAAAAGTCAGGTTATACAAATAGATACGTTGATACAGTAAACCAATACTTCAATAAGCCAATTCGTGGTTACTGGAGTGGACATAAAATTCTCCCAGGAATTAACTGTTCGGCTATTGGTACCAGTGATAAAGGTGTATTAATCAAGATCAAGAATACCTGGTGTAATGTTCGAGACAGAGTAAATTCGTCCCGAACTTCTACTGCTCCCTTGAGTCGCAGCCACAATGAATATGTTGTAGGTATGGTTTTATCGTttagttttatttttatttatttatactGA
- a CDS encoding DEHA2F27368p (no similarity), protein MYFSGEDSNNITYDDPANKCIRINPSLYARVQDDNEQNIRVFLDTHLLKIRNISHNQKLPTLEHIISKHNASVSTGSTTVMSASNYVTKAMMTAEFREISSDEFKITYLAPLDKVIKKTNFGRRIIAEDYGYPLGDARHVEDDIQIYFDEEIASSIKRFYRDILDEYHHFGHASIIPPLSTNPNFKPDIVHVSWDETLARQNPDICFAIGDYKTENYFLTKGLQELKLAITGFVEKRLGLKQLRSHENQHLFEDREWSPRVLCALVLRKYLYQAFLCGTDRVFISDHQSFSGFFKYEIMDDGQMIIDYYVINNPETVEHGITLRSAIAGFFYKDNTEALSTKEKLAGLIEISQKTKGPDPLANVLPRLVEEPTPSCKRKRSKISGSQLRERLITIEESYEVDFDAIRGNTFCRIIYNSAASFPNLGLLLPSTVFVKWYNYPEQAQENFPDKDSYYDMYVNELEINEILANSSFAANFAKLIISGYWNGIPSQPMHIFENLGEEIPSTEWDKFRVHKVVKERLAEIHSLGISHNDIRLDNMHVSISGKVTLIDFGLSSYPSSEEQKKRDFEALDELVPIIGYGISGEDKIRDVVLAKNENNESGWNDHANSSDEIVFDESVLESDDTPGSTKVDFNSKYDET, encoded by the coding sequence ATGTACTTTTCGGGCGAAGATAGTAACAATATTACGTATGATGACCCCGCAAATAAATGCATTAGGATTAATCCATCATTATATGCTAGGGTTCAAGATGACAATGAACAAAACATAAGAGTTTTTTTAGACACTCAccttttgaaaataagaaatatctcacataatcaaaaattaccCACGTTGGAACATATAATATCCAAACATAATGCTTCAGTTTCTACTGGATCCACGACTGTGATGCTGGCACTGAATTATGTTACGAAAGCGATGATGACGGCAGAATTTAGAGAGATTAGTAGTGATGAGTTCAAAATTACATATTTGGCTCCTCTTGATAAGGTTATTAAAAAAACTAACTTCGGTCGTCGGATCATAGCAGAAGACTATGGTTATCCTTTGGGAGATGCCAGACATGTGGAAGATGATATtcagatatattttgatgaagaaatagcTAGTTCAATCAAGCGTTTTTATCGTGACATCTTGGATGAATACCACCATTTTGGTCACGCTTCAATCATACCCCCGTTGTCGACAAACCCAAACTTTAAGCCTGATATTGTCCATGTGTCTTGGGATGAGACATTAGCTCGTCAAAATCCAGATATTTGCTTTGCGATAGGAGATTATAAGACAGAAAACTATTTTTTAACTAAAGgacttcaagaattgaaattagcTATAACGGGTTTCGTAGAAAAGCGTTTGGGcttgaaacaattgagaCTGCATGAAAACCAGCACTTATTTGAAGATCGAGAATGGTCGCCTAGAGTTTTATGCGCATTAGTTTTAAgaaaatatctttatcaagCCTTTCTCTGTGGGACAGACAGAGTGTTTATCTCAGATCATCAGTCATTTTCGGGgtttttcaaatatgagATTATGGATGATGGACAAATGATCATAGACTACTATGTTATTAATAATCCCGAGACTGTGGAACATGGCATAACTCTAAGGTCAGCGATAGCAGGCTTTTTCTATAAGGATAATACAGAGGCGCTCAGTACAAAAGAGAAATTAGCAGGACTAATTGAAATAAGTCAGAAGACCAAAGGACCAGATCCATTAGCGAATGTGCTTCCTCGACTTGTGGAAGAACCCACACCAAGTTGTAAACGGAAACGTAGTAAGATTTCTGGAAGTCAACTTCGAGAAAGATTGATAACAATAGAAGAAAGCTATGAAGTTGACTTTGATGCCATTCGAGGTAACACATTTTGTCgcataatatataattctGCTGCATCTTTTCCTAATTTGGGATTGTTGCTTCCGTCCACAGTCTTTGTTAAATGGTACAACTATCCTGAACAGGctcaagaaaattttccAGATAAAGATAGTTACTACGACATGTACGTCAATGAGCTTGAAATCAATGAGATTCTTGCGAATTCGTCTTTTGCCGCTAACTTCGCAAAGCTTATAATTTCTGGATACTGGAATGGTATTCCAAGCCAGCCgatgcatatatttgaaaatttgggAGAAGAAATACCATCTACTGAATGGGATAAATTTAGGGTGCATAAAGTAGTTAAGGAGAGACTCGCGGAAATTCATCTGTTGGGAATTTCGCATAATGATATAAGGCTCGACAATATGCATGTTTCAATATCGGGAAAGGTCACTTTGATAGATTTTGGGTTATCTTCTTACCCAAGTAGTGAAGAGCAGAAAAAAAGAGACTTTGAAGCCCTTGATGAGCTTGTCCCAATTATTGGTTATGGCATTTCTGGGGAGGATAAAATCCGTGATGTTGTCTTGGCTAAAAacgaaaataatgaaagtgGATGGAATGATCATGCAAATTCCAGTGACGAAATAGTCTTTGACGAACTGGTTTTAGAGTCTGATGACACCCCAGGGTCTACTAAGGTTGATTTCAATTCGAAATATGATGAAACTTGA
- a CDS encoding DEHA2F27324p (no similarity), whose amino-acid sequence MYLKEEINETVELIVKVFYPAKAKRDHNKYVVKKQDIFENCRKAYLCEKRAYERFIPNSGLTTFILHKNSNMGDSL is encoded by the coding sequence ATGTATCTCAAAGAAGAGATCAATGAAACTGTTGAGTTAATTGTTAAAGTATTTTACCCTGCCAAAGCAAAGAGAGATCATAATAAGTACGTGGTAAAAAAGCAAGACatctttgaaaattgtCGAAAGGCATATTTATGTGAGAAGCGTGCATACGAAAGGTTTATACCTAATTCAGGTTTAACAACGTTTATATTGCACAAGAATCTGAATATGGGAGATTCTTTATAG